The window CAATATAACTGATCCAGTTTCTGTCCAAATACAAAACTTCCAGTTCAGATTGATCCTGGAACCAAGTATTAGAGACAAACTTGAGAAAGTTGCTGCCAAGATTAAGCATTTTTAGGTGCCGCAGACCATCAAAGGAATTCTCAGGAAGGTCACTGATTAAGTTATCATTTAAATAAAGATATTCCAATTTCTGGCACTCCTGGAAAGCTCTATTATGAATAACATTTATTCTGTTGACTTGCAGATTGAGATATTTCAACCGGATCAGGCCCAGAAGTGAATTATATGCTACAGCTTCTATCTTGTTTTTCTCCAAATAAACATGGGTCAAATTCTCCATCCCTCTTATAGCTCCTGGGATCCTTCGGAAGTTATTCTGAAAGAAAAAGAGTTCTTGAAGAGCTGGAAGCTCTATAAAAATCCTGTCTGGAATGTTGAAAAGATTGCAGTCTGCCAAATCCAATCGGATTAGCCTCTGGAGAGAAATAAAAGTCCTGGTATGCAGATAACGAATGTATTCATTGTGGGCCATTTTTAACTCAGTTAAGCTAGCAAGCCCTTTGAAAGCACCAGGAGTAATAAAAGATATGTTGTTATGGCTTATTGAGAGAGATTTTAGGGATGGGAGAGTACCAAATGCCCTCTCAGCAAGGAATTTGATGTTATTTTTATCCAAGTTAATAGAATATACTTCACAAGGAAACTCATTAGGGATCTGTGCAAGGCCAGCTCGGTCACAAAGAATGGCACAACTCTTCTCTTCAGTGCAGATACAACTGGCAGGACAGGAACGGACACAAGCCCACACCGAATGTACAGGGCAGATGCAAAGCAAGACTGGCAAGAAAAGGCCCCATCATTATgcccaaggaaagaaagagaaaagagtgaTTAGTAAACTTTAATAATAGTGCAATGAACACAAACAATTTTGATTTATGCAGACTAGTCTGCCTAGCCATGATTTCGAAAAACCACAACAATGTGGTTCTATGATTCacaaaaaatatagaattataaaCTATGGTTTACAAATTGCAACATTGGTTCAAAAAAATTACTAAATAAAAAATTAACCTCCAATTTAAGATAGAATCCAGACCCAACTAATAATTCTTTATCAAGAACAATCATTGTCTTTTAATTCTTTAATATATCTCCAGTGGAGCAATTTGAACTAATATACAGAAGTAAACATTTTCTCCCTCCTCTTgtaattttctctttctctgtttttatttatttgatcttcAATAGCATAAATAATCTCAGACTTGGTTAGTTCAATGTAAAAACCATAAGGCTATCCCAAGCTATAATTGGGAAGATTGGGACAGGGAAGGGAGAAAATCAAacaaaggcaatggcaaaccacttcagtTTTATTGTCACTGCAAAAAGAATGGACATGTCAATGCTGATAGCAGAAGTTGAGATAACTCTTAAgtgagactttaaaaaaaaacaactaatttACAAAAATAGATAATCCCATATATTCCATGTTACATCCTTCCCTTCTATTTATGGAGAGAATCAGTCATCCAGCATATGGTTCTCCCAAAGGTAATTTttcaaaagcaactggactttgttttccttgaagacatttcagttCTCATTGaataagcttcttcagttcttcttgaatgagaagcaaaacatcaagAACTGAAGaaacatcttggatgagaagcaaaactgcTTCAAGGAAAGACAAAGcccagttaccttttgaaaaagcaactttgggaatCTTTCCCTTCGGTTTTTTGCTtctaaccagtggtgggattcagccgattCACACCGGTTCAACCAAACTAGTTGTTAAGGTTGTGTACAGTTTGGCAAACTGGCTGAATCACCATGCTGGGCCTGCCTCATGGCTTACCCCTCCTCCTCCCAGCCATTACTCACCTCGCCTGGCCTCACTTAAGGCCATTTTGGCATCTTAGTGCTCCTCTAACTGCCCCTCCGGCCCCTCCAAACAAGTGACATCAAAATCCCAAGGCAGCTCTGACAAGACTCTTGGAGAGAGGGGCTCCAGCTACTAAACAGACATCCAAGCTAAGTGCCTGAAGGAGCCCATCAATCGCCAGGGGCCTCAGTGAGCAGTGAATGAGGCTTCAGTCAGGCTCTTCGGCAAACAACCAGGCTTCACAGGGGGGCAATCTAGCATCCAGAGCTGGCTCTGCCCTAAGGAAGCCaagattttggcctgccacactttatactattctactatgcattttctactgtgggaaaatgggaggagagATTGTATGATATTGTTattatgtagccataacaaattccttctagattctcaaggtcatcctttgttcagtgcCTGCCCAGAAGTTGATGGGATAGCGGACACATTTGCAGAAGAAGACTGGTCATCGTGATGAACTTATGGATGTGGGAACAAGGGAGTGAACTTTAAACTTGGTAGAGAAACCCTagttttcaagtttcaagtttctccCCATGTGTTAACCTGGCTCTGCTaacaaattggaactttgaggaatacttttccTCTAATACTTTGATCTAATTTTCAGTACTGGAACCCTGACAGCATTCACATTTAAGTTTGGAGCTGTTAGAGGCcattttcttctccctctccgcAGCTGACAAGTGATCCCATGTGAAGAAGAAGGCAGCCTCTAGCAGAGAGAGGGGAGTTCAAGGATAGTGGTTTTGGGATGAGAGGACCCAGGAAGCATCTGGGTCCAGGTCACCTGGCCTCTCTTCCTGTCACAGCCAGCAGGTCGAAGGTTCACTCACTTGCTTTGCTCTCCTGCCACTACTCTTGCAAGTTTTGCTGCCTTTTCTCTTCCTGCACAGCCTCCCAGTCTTTGAGACTGAAACTCCCTAATGAGAAAGATGGCTACAAGAGGAAAAGAAGCTGGgtgtgtcacgctgtgtattgccagccccagagacattcagagacattcagtaattaaatagttaactctgtgtatgttaatttagctccacccattatgatgtaaatcctgtctagatagccagcatcacttcTTCTCTTCTtggtgaagaagaaaaagaatctcCATCTTTCCTCTAACTCTCTAGCAATGTAGATGTATAGCAAAAGCCTGGGAGCAGGCAAAgctgtttattgtttttctttaataaaagtaactttgttttGAAGCCGTTTCTGTAACCTTATCCGTGGCCTCCGGATTTGATTTATTGCAGCTCATGCAGGCTGTGATTTATCTTCTATAATCTGACAGGGTGAGCTGGACCCCGATGCTTCCTGGATTCCCTCGTCCCAGAAGCACTAACAGCACACTCTCTCCTCTCTGCTAGCAGCCACCTCATCTTCAAACAGGATTGCCCGGTAGCGGGAAGGAAGCGGGAGAAGGGGCAACCACTAGCAGAGAGGGGAGAGTACAATGTTGGTGCTTCTGGGATGAGGGACCCAGAAACATCTGGGCCTGGCTCACCttgcttctcttcctctcccagcCAGCTTTCCCATTTAGGGAGCCACAGTCTCAAAGAGCAGGAGGGCTGCACGGGAAGAGAAAAGGCAGCAAAACGTGCAAGAGTGGAGGTGGAAAAGCAAAGCAAGTGATGCTTCAGCCTGACAGCTGGCCTCTTTATCCCCCCTCGCTCCCGAAGCAGCTGGGTAGCATCACACGAGGCCAGGGAGACTTTATAGCATCCTGTCTCCTTGCTTGACAAgtgatcaaataatattttcactaGCAGCATTGCCCTCGTTCAGATTCCCCAGCTTCCTTTGGCGGCCTTTGGCTGACCACACCTGCTCCACCACCTGTGGAGAGAAGCAGACATGCTTCGGTGACTCCACCATCACCTGTGGCCAAAATCTTTCAAGTCTTGAAAGCCATGCCCAAAGAAGTGAGCAAAGTAGGCTTCTTAACCTACATTCTCCTTAggagtagtcctcgacttatggccaCAGCTGAgccaaaatttccattcctaAGCATGATTTAAGTGAGTTTAGCTCCCTTTGTGATTttccttgccaccgttgttaagtgatgttcagaaatagtaaataaatagaaaggaaaATTATATCttattgaggcctttgaggcaaaGAGTCGGGAGGATGGGCTTTGCATGGTGAGTGATGttgaattggccatgcccacccagtcacatgaccccgcAGCCATGCCTACCTAGCCAGTCATTAGGGAAgagaacaggttgttaaattatttgaatcccatcacCGCTTCTAATCAAAACAAGGTAGTAAACAGAATGTCTTGCTTTCTTAGAGCTTCAGTTGAATATTTACTATTGGAAGGAATAGTTAACCCCAAAGTAAAGTTTAGGTAATATATTAAGAGCCTGTTTGGGCATAAACTAACTGCACTGATGTGTAGTTTATATAATAAGGTTTTCATGTTTGCATGACATACTCCTTCCATGATCCAGTAATCAACTCCTACAAGATAGAAGGCCTATTTAAATGCAAGCCGGGCTAGGATCTTTAAATTACAACTCTGATTCCAGTTGAACTAAACAAAAaggaaacaatatttattttcataCAAGGCATATTTTTTGCATTAGAGCAGAAACAGTTTTCACCAATGGCTTTGGAACTGGTCTAATTACATTCCAAAGATGAGGAATGTGGCGTTCTCTAAGCTTCCAACTAATAATGTGGCTGGAGCTGATTAGAAATATCAAGCTACTGTATATTTAAAGGTTTGATTCTCTATCTATGACACACACAAAAACCATTGGCAAAGTAAACACGGAATTGTGTTAAAATGACTGGGACAATGCATCACAGAAAGCCATAGTTAGGTGGAATAAGATAATGAGTAGGCTCATGTAATATCCTATGCCAAATAAAAGCAATTCAATTTAATACTTGGTGCAATGTGTGAAACTGAGTTGCTAGGACTGAAATTCTTTGCATACAAAGCAGGTGCGCTAGTACTCAGCAAATCCAATTGTGTTCATATATGTGTAAACTTTGCAGTGACTGAGAAGGAAATGGCTTCTATAATCCtgatcaatattctatgtttggaATCAGTAGGAAGCAAATTAAAAATAGTCAATATGGTAATGGTTTCTATAAGAATGCTCTTGAAACACACTGTTCAGTTCAATCCCTGCACTTCAAAAGAAAGCTGGAAAAAATACACACTCACAATCCTAACCAGCATAATTAAGCAGTCAAAACAGAAATGATTATATACCATTTTTAGTTAGGAGAGAAAGCAG of the Erythrolamprus reginae isolate rEryReg1 chromosome 4, rEryReg1.hap1, whole genome shotgun sequence genome contains:
- the NYX gene encoding nyctalopin, whose product is MLAIILNVLLCICPVHSVWACVRSCPASCICTEEKSCAILCDRAGLAQIPNEFPCEVYSINLDKNNIKFLAERAFGTLPSLKSLSISHNNISFITPGAFKGLASLTELKMAHNEYIRYLHTRTFISLQRLIRLDLADCNLFNIPDRIFIELPALQELFFFQNNFRRIPGAIRGMENLTHVYLEKNKIEAVAYNSLLGLIRLKYLNLQVNRINVIHNRAFQECQKLEYLYLNDNLISDLPENSFDGLRHLKMLNLGSNFLKFVSNTWFQDQSELEVLYLDRNWISYIEEGAFENLTSLVYLHLNSNNLTTLPFLVFQPVYLLGRLYLFRNPWECDCKIEWLKEWMENYGLVRDIPCTSPSSVVGLDLMDVIFEKTDEGLCLDPEELNTSSSTPLPMQELQSTTENKFNSLISKFLLQKGLSEEVINTTEGFSNTTLLDDLINEASLGLRECHINQIHFNILVFFISQALWNI